The following are encoded together in the Humulus lupulus chromosome 5, drHumLupu1.1, whole genome shotgun sequence genome:
- the LOC133779146 gene encoding uncharacterized protein LOC133779146, translating to MYKEWMSADRMLVEYIKGVDECLKFSLDHAKDPNYICCPCSKCANMKKMTATIIKEHLYFHGIDKSYKIWYWHGEELHVTPDPPMMNEDRNYRQLDREDNLDEMIDDAYYESEVDPIKFENLLNDAEKPIYSGCTKFSKLSALLRLYNIKAKNGWSDKSFTELLVFLKDLLPEENEMPPSFYEAKKTMCSIGLQYEKIHACPNNCVLYRNSLVDANSCPTCGVSRWQKKRNLEEVKEGVPAKVLWYIPPIPRLIRFYRNVDHAKNLTWHANEIIKDGRLRHPADSPAWKTVDFEWPSFANEPRNIRLALSTDGINPHTSLSSKYSCWPVMLVIYNLPPWLCMKRKFTLLTLLISGPKQPDNDIDVYLAPLIDDLKTLWNEGVRAYDAYRKEEFTL from the coding sequence ATGTACAAAGAATGGATGTCAGCTGATAGGATGTTAGtagaatatataaaaggggtcGATGAGTGTCTTAAATTTAGTTTGGATCATGCCAAAGATCCAAACTATATTTGTTGTCCTTGTAGTAAGTGTGcaaatatgaaaaagatgactgcCACAATAATAAAAGAGCACTTATATTTCCACgggatagacaaaagttataaaatatggtattggcatggTGAAGAGCTTCATGTTACTCCGGACCCTCCTATGATGAATGAAGATCGGAATTATAGGCAATTGGATCGTGAGGATaatttagatgaaatgattgacgatgcATATTATGAATCAGAAGTAGATCCCATTAAGTTTGAAAATCTTCTTAATGACGCTGAAAAGCCGATTTACTCTGGTTGCACTAAATTTTCAAAGTTGTCAGCCCTTCTTAGATTGTACAATATAAAAGCCAAAAATGGATGGAGTGATAAGAGTTTCACGGAATTGTTAGTTTTTTTGAAAGATTTACTGCCTGAAGAAAACGAGATGCCCCCATCATTTTACGAGGCTAAGAAAACTATGTGCTCAATAGgcttgcaatatgaaaaaatacatgcttgtcctaataATTGCGTATTATATCGGAATAGCCTTGTAGATGCGAattcgtgtcctacttgtggtgtgtccagatggcaaaagaaaaggaatttAGAGGAAGTTAAGGAAGGAGTACCAGCAAAAGTTTTGTggtatattcctccaattcctcgTTTGATTCGATTTTATCGAAATGTTGATCATGCTAAGAATTTGACTTGGCATGCAAATGAGATAATAAAGGACGGTAGACTTAGACATCCTGCTGACTCACCAGCGTGGAAGACAGTGGATTTTGAATGGCCTTCATTTGCCAATGAACCTAGAAATATTCGTCTAGCTCTTTCTACGGATGGAATTAATCCTCATACTTCTCTcagtagtaagtatagttgttggcctgttatgctagtCATATATAATTTACCGCCATGGCTTTGTATGAAAAGGAAGTTTACCTTACTGACCTTGCTGATAtctggacctaaacaacctgatAACGATATTGACGTCTACTTAGCTCCCCTAattgatgacttgaaaactttatgGAATGAAGGAGTTAGGGCTTATGATGCATACCGAAAAGAAGAATTTACCCTTTga